A genomic region of Nitrospira sp. contains the following coding sequences:
- a CDS encoding PA0069 family radical SAM protein, translated as MSHMKLISNPPNRFESAQRERLEPAARARVELFEDDTQQILSRNESPDLPFRWSVNPYRGCFHACAYCYARPSHEYWGFGAGTDFESKIVVKRRAADLLRRAFDKPSWRGELVVFSGNTDCYQPIESTLGLTRACLEACADYQNPVGVITKGALLVRDLDLFQRLRDRAWIRVYFSIAFADDDMARRVEPQAPSVTARFEAMRLLSEAGIPTGISVAPIIPGLNDEAIPDVLSRAKEAGATTATWSVLRLPGHVEPVFLERMREAFPGRIAKIVHRIQEVRGGAMSETKFFSRLQGAGHYWECLEQLWEVSRRRAGFVRDEKPVPRTFRCPTAQQSLFEGEGV; from the coding sequence ATGAGCCACATGAAACTCATCTCCAATCCGCCCAATCGATTTGAATCGGCGCAACGCGAACGGCTCGAGCCTGCCGCTCGCGCACGGGTGGAGCTGTTCGAAGACGACACCCAACAGATTCTCAGCCGCAACGAGAGTCCGGACCTGCCGTTTCGATGGAGCGTGAATCCCTATCGCGGCTGTTTCCATGCGTGCGCGTACTGCTATGCGCGCCCGTCGCATGAGTATTGGGGGTTTGGTGCGGGGACAGACTTCGAATCGAAAATTGTGGTGAAGCGCCGCGCGGCCGATCTGCTGCGTCGGGCATTCGACAAACCGTCCTGGCGGGGTGAGTTGGTCGTGTTTTCCGGAAATACGGATTGTTATCAGCCGATCGAATCCACGCTCGGTCTGACCCGTGCCTGTCTCGAGGCCTGTGCGGACTATCAGAACCCTGTGGGCGTCATCACGAAAGGTGCGTTGCTGGTTCGAGATCTGGATCTCTTCCAGCGCCTGCGCGATCGGGCCTGGATTCGCGTCTACTTCAGCATTGCCTTTGCCGATGATGACATGGCGCGCAGGGTGGAACCACAGGCGCCCAGTGTCACCGCACGGTTCGAAGCTATGAGACTGCTGTCCGAGGCTGGTATTCCCACGGGAATTTCCGTGGCGCCGATCATTCCCGGGCTGAACGACGAGGCGATTCCAGATGTATTGTCACGAGCCAAGGAGGCGGGCGCGACGACGGCAACGTGGAGTGTGCTGCGCCTGCCGGGACACGTCGAGCCGGTCTTCCTTGAACGCATGCGGGAGGCGTTCCCGGGCCGTATTGCAAAGATCGTCCACCGCATTCAGGAGGTGCGCGGCGGCGCGATGAGCGAGACCAAATTTTTCAGTCGGCTTCAAGGGGCCGGTCACTATTGGGAGTGCCTCGAACAATTGTGGGAAGTCAGCCGGCGACGGGCAGGATTTGTTCGAGACGAGAAGCCGGTGCCGCGGACATTCCGCTGCCCGACAGCGCAACAATCATTATTTGAGGGGGAGGGTGTGTGA
- a CDS encoding sulfurtransferase — MNVARAQVRECTVSDVKARLDRAEPFHFVDVREDCEFAEDHAAGAIHIGKGVIERDIETVLPDKNQPIVLYCGGGYRSVLAAESLGQMGYTNVVSMDGGIKAWREAGYPITKDAVR; from the coding sequence GTGAACGTAGCGCGCGCCCAGGTCAGGGAATGCACTGTCTCAGATGTGAAGGCGAGATTAGATCGGGCCGAACCGTTTCACTTCGTGGATGTTCGGGAGGACTGTGAATTTGCGGAAGATCATGCCGCCGGAGCCATTCACATCGGGAAAGGAGTTATCGAGCGGGATATTGAAACGGTGCTTCCCGACAAAAATCAGCCGATCGTCTTGTATTGCGGCGGCGGGTATCGCTCGGTGCTGGCGGCAGAGAGTCTCGGGCAGATGGGGTATACCAACGTCGTCTCTATGGACGGCGGGATCAAGGCTTGGCGCGAGGCGGGCTATCCCATCACAAAGGATGCGGTTCGATAG